A single window of Acidimicrobiales bacterium DNA harbors:
- a CDS encoding pitrilysin family protein, which yields MTVRTTSLPEGLTIVTERMPDVRSASIGFWVGTGSVDEAPAQAGASHFLEHLLFKGTEERSARSIAEAVDRVGGDMNAFTTKEYTTFYVRVLAEDAAMGADLLSDIMWSPAFRSDEVESERQVILEEILMHADEPADLVHDVLAGALFPDHPLGREVIGDESTISVMSREEIAAFHREHYRPANIVVAAAGLIDHDELVDRIRSSVDGRSGGKAPERRKPERPSTRVQVMNRITEQAHIAVGLPAPDRDDEERHAMSIVEHVLGGGMSSRLFQSIREERGLAYSVYAYRLGFQGAGALAVYAGTSPANLRQVRDLILEEIERTARKGITAAELDSARSHIRGAMALGLEDSGARMSRIGHSQLVHGRVLSLDEIEARLAALSVDQINDVASRWLSSQPTVACVGPFSEPDIR from the coding sequence GTGACCGTTCGCACCACGTCCCTTCCGGAGGGACTGACCATCGTCACGGAGCGGATGCCCGACGTCCGTTCCGCGAGCATCGGGTTCTGGGTGGGAACGGGATCAGTCGACGAGGCCCCGGCTCAGGCCGGGGCCTCCCACTTCCTCGAGCACCTTCTTTTCAAGGGGACCGAGGAACGAAGCGCCAGGAGCATCGCGGAGGCGGTCGACCGGGTGGGCGGCGACATGAACGCTTTCACGACGAAGGAGTACACGACCTTCTACGTGCGCGTTCTCGCGGAGGACGCGGCCATGGGGGCAGACCTGCTATCGGACATCATGTGGTCGCCGGCGTTCCGGTCGGACGAAGTCGAGTCGGAACGCCAGGTGATACTCGAAGAGATACTCATGCACGCCGACGAGCCGGCAGACCTCGTCCACGACGTGCTCGCCGGAGCGCTATTCCCCGACCACCCATTGGGACGCGAGGTCATAGGGGATGAGTCGACCATCAGCGTCATGTCGCGCGAGGAGATCGCGGCGTTCCACAGGGAGCACTACCGCCCGGCGAACATCGTCGTCGCGGCTGCGGGATTGATCGATCACGACGAGTTGGTCGACCGGATCCGGTCCAGCGTCGACGGGCGCTCCGGGGGCAAGGCGCCCGAGCGTCGCAAGCCCGAGCGTCCGTCCACTCGCGTGCAGGTGATGAACCGGATCACCGAGCAGGCTCACATAGCGGTAGGGCTGCCGGCGCCCGACCGCGACGACGAAGAACGTCACGCGATGAGCATCGTGGAGCACGTTCTCGGCGGGGGGATGTCGAGCCGGCTGTTCCAGTCGATACGCGAGGAACGCGGCTTGGCGTACTCGGTCTACGCGTACCGGCTGGGTTTTCAAGGTGCGGGTGCGCTCGCCGTGTACGCGGGCACCTCACCAGCGAACCTCCGCCAGGTCCGGGATCTCATCCTCGAAGAGATCGAGCGCACTGCACGCAAGGGCATCACGGCCGCGGAGCTGGACAGCGCGCGAAGTCACATCCGCGGCGCCATGGCACTCGGGCTCGAGGACTCGGGGGCGCGCATGAGCCGGATCGGGCACAGCCAGCTCGTTCACGGACGCGTGCTCTCGCTCGACGAAATCGAAGCACGCCTCGCTGCTCTCAGCGTCGATCAGATCAACGACGTCGCCTCGCGCTGGTTGAGCAGTCAGCCGACGGTGGCCTGCGTGGGTCCATTCAGCGAACCTGACATCCGTTAG